A stretch of Paenibacillus peoriae DNA encodes these proteins:
- a CDS encoding GTP-binding protein codes for MNKKAIPVTVLSGYLGAGKTTILNHVLNNRDGMKVAVIVNDMSEVNIDAELVKKEGGLSRTEEKLVQLSNGCICCTLREDLLVEVKKLTEQGEFDYILIESTGISEPVPIAQTFTYADEGTGIDLASLAKLDCMVTVVDANRFWHDFESGETLLDRRQATGEDDTRDISDLLIDQIETCDVLILNKCDLVQSAELDKLEGVLRRLQPEARIIRTSKGKVAPSDILNTGLFNFDKASQSAGWIRELELESHTPETDEYGINSFVYRRRRPFHPARLAEFMNYWPEEIVRAKGLAWIATPQDWAASISQAGPSIQFGPAGSWLAALSEEERQEIVAADPEALDQWDEQWGDRMNEIVMIGIGMNRPDLEEELDECLLNDNEMDMDWSSFENPLPWPT; via the coding sequence ATGAATAAGAAAGCAATACCAGTAACAGTGTTGAGCGGATATTTGGGTGCAGGAAAAACAACGATTTTGAATCATGTATTAAACAATCGGGACGGAATGAAAGTAGCAGTCATCGTCAATGACATGAGTGAAGTGAATATAGATGCTGAGCTGGTTAAAAAAGAGGGCGGCTTGTCCAGAACAGAAGAAAAACTGGTCCAGTTGTCTAATGGTTGTATTTGCTGTACATTGCGTGAAGATTTATTGGTGGAGGTCAAGAAGCTGACGGAACAAGGCGAGTTTGATTATATTTTAATCGAATCTACAGGCATCAGTGAACCTGTGCCAATCGCTCAAACCTTTACGTACGCCGATGAAGGAACTGGCATTGATTTGGCATCGCTGGCAAAACTGGATTGCATGGTGACCGTAGTCGATGCGAACCGTTTCTGGCATGATTTTGAATCAGGAGAAACGTTACTGGATCGCAGGCAGGCTACTGGTGAAGACGACACGCGTGATATCTCGGACTTGCTCATAGACCAGATTGAAACCTGTGATGTATTGATTCTGAATAAGTGCGATCTGGTTCAGTCTGCTGAGCTGGATAAGCTGGAGGGTGTGCTGCGGAGATTACAGCCTGAAGCCCGAATCATTCGTACTTCCAAGGGAAAGGTCGCTCCTTCGGACATTTTGAATACAGGGCTGTTCAATTTTGACAAGGCTAGTCAATCCGCTGGATGGATTCGGGAGCTGGAGCTTGAAAGCCATACACCGGAAACGGACGAATATGGGATAAATTCCTTTGTATATCGTCGTAGAAGACCATTTCATCCTGCAAGATTGGCTGAATTTATGAACTATTGGCCGGAGGAGATCGTTCGCGCCAAAGGTTTGGCCTGGATTGCCACCCCGCAGGATTGGGCAGCGAGTATTAGTCAGGCAGGACCATCTATTCAATTTGGCCCTGCGGGAAGCTGGCTTGCTGCATTATCCGAAGAAGAACGGCAGGAGATCGTTGCAGCTGACCCTGAGGCTCTGGACCAATGGGATGAACAATGGGGCGATCGCATGAACGAAATCGTCATGATCGGTATCGGAATGAATCGACCGGACTTGGAAGAAGAGCTAGATGAATGTCTGCTGAACGATAATGAAATGGATATGGACTGGTCCAGTTTTGAAAATCCGCTTCCTTGGCCGACATGA
- a CDS encoding LysR family transcriptional regulator — MFKYKIFLCVVEMGSFTKAGEVLNLTQSAISHAISGLEHELGLTLLIRGRSGIRLTNNGERLMKQFREIVQMDEKLYQEVALIKGLEIGTVKIGTFSSVSIHWLPRILKKFNEQFPLIEIKLLDGNYHEIESWIISGEADFGFVNLPTLDTLEALPLKEESMLCLLPSDHILGKQASIRVEQLRDEPFIMPVAGCDTDVRNIFSQHNMSPKIKYELEDDHAIMAMVQNGLGVSILPEMILSHIPYDISIRPLDERHSRTIGIATASLKNVSPAAKKCMDFINEWIN; from the coding sequence TTGTTTAAATATAAGATTTTTCTTTGCGTAGTTGAAATGGGAAGTTTCACAAAGGCCGGGGAAGTTTTAAATCTTACACAATCGGCAATCAGCCATGCGATCTCTGGATTGGAACATGAATTAGGGTTGACTCTTCTGATCCGAGGTCGTTCAGGCATCAGATTGACCAATAACGGAGAAAGATTGATGAAGCAATTTAGAGAGATCGTACAAATGGACGAAAAGCTCTACCAAGAGGTAGCTCTAATTAAAGGATTGGAAATCGGAACCGTAAAGATCGGCACATTTTCAAGCGTCTCTATTCATTGGCTGCCCCGTATTCTAAAAAAATTCAATGAGCAGTTTCCTCTTATTGAAATAAAACTGCTCGATGGGAACTACCATGAAATTGAGAGCTGGATAATCAGTGGGGAGGCTGATTTCGGCTTTGTGAACCTCCCCACGCTAGACACATTAGAGGCGTTGCCCTTAAAAGAAGAAAGCATGCTTTGTCTACTTCCTTCCGATCATATTCTGGGAAAGCAAGCCTCCATTCGAGTAGAACAGCTCAGAGATGAGCCTTTTATTATGCCTGTTGCAGGCTGTGACACCGATGTAAGGAATATTTTTTCACAGCATAATATGTCACCTAAAATCAAATATGAATTAGAAGATGACCATGCGATTATGGCTATGGTGCAGAATGGACTAGGCGTGAGTATTCTTCCTGAAATGATCCTGTCTCACATTCCTTACGACATCTCTATTCGTCCATTGGATGAGAGGCATTCCCGTACTATCGGTATCGCTACCGCTTCCTTAAAAAATGTTTCTCCAGCAGCTAAAAAATGTATGGACTTTATTAATGAATGGATCAACTAG
- a CDS encoding antibiotic biosynthesis monooxygenase family protein has translation MNSIAKTPRPPYYAAIFTSERTEGDGGYGVMGDKMVELAAEQPGFLGVESVRDHNGVGITVSYWESLDAIKNWKHNELHKVAQEKGKSEWYKTFGLRVSKVERDYFFTV, from the coding sequence ATGAACTCAATTGCTAAAACTCCTCGGCCACCCTATTATGCGGCTATCTTTACTTCTGAACGTACGGAAGGAGATGGCGGATACGGAGTGATGGGAGACAAAATGGTGGAACTGGCTGCCGAGCAGCCTGGTTTTCTAGGTGTGGAAAGTGTTCGTGATCACAATGGAGTAGGCATCACAGTTTCCTATTGGGAGTCTCTAGACGCTATAAAAAATTGGAAACATAACGAGCTGCACAAGGTAGCGCAGGAAAAAGGGAAATCCGAGTGGTATAAAACATTTGGTTTAAGAGTGAGCAAGGTAGAACGAGATTATTTTTTTACAGTGTAA
- a CDS encoding ATP-binding cassette domain-containing protein: protein MNVDYTDKKETLAIEARGLVKTFGDKHAVDGVDLNVHAGTIYGVLGPNGAGKTTTIRMLSTLLRPDGGSARIFGHDVVKEPQVVRQLIGVTGQYASVDESLSATENLIIFSRLLGLGRAEARHKAAELLEEFGLAEAAKRPLKNFSGGMRRRLDLAASLIAKPPLIFLDEPTTGLDPRTRVQMWDTIRRLVKTGSTVLLTTQYLDEADQLADRIAVIDHGRVVAEGTVDELKAAVGASTLQLKVQNQQDIERAVQIVEQVLSVKSSVSVEVGKIISPMANADRVTDLLIALRTGEIRLAEMSVQKPTLDEVFLSITGHGAQVNEQQTSQGAHAGEGARA, encoded by the coding sequence ATGAATGTGGATTATACAGACAAAAAAGAGACCTTGGCCATTGAAGCAAGGGGACTCGTTAAAACTTTTGGTGATAAGCATGCGGTTGACGGTGTCGATTTGAATGTCCATGCTGGCACGATCTACGGTGTGCTCGGCCCTAATGGAGCAGGTAAGACGACTACCATCCGAATGCTGTCAACGTTATTGCGACCTGATGGTGGATCAGCGCGTATCTTCGGGCACGATGTAGTAAAGGAGCCGCAGGTTGTGCGTCAATTAATCGGGGTAACAGGCCAATACGCATCGGTCGATGAGTCGCTTAGCGCTACTGAGAACTTGATCATCTTCTCTAGACTGCTTGGACTGGGACGTGCCGAGGCGCGTCATAAGGCAGCGGAGCTGTTGGAGGAATTTGGCTTGGCCGAAGCAGCCAAGCGACCGTTAAAAAATTTTTCGGGAGGCATGCGCCGCCGACTGGACTTGGCCGCCAGTCTCATCGCTAAGCCGCCGCTGATCTTCCTGGATGAGCCGACTACCGGACTAGACCCGCGCACGCGTGTCCAGATGTGGGACACGATCCGGCGTCTGGTCAAGACCGGTTCCACCGTACTGCTCACTACCCAGTACCTCGACGAGGCGGATCAACTTGCTGACCGAATCGCGGTGATCGATCATGGCCGGGTAGTCGCTGAGGGTACGGTGGATGAACTGAAAGCGGCAGTGGGGGCGTCGACTCTGCAACTCAAAGTGCAAAATCAACAGGACATTGAGAGAGCTGTTCAGATCGTTGAACAGGTGCTTTCAGTCAAGTCCAGCGTGTCAGTGGAAGTTGGAAAGATTATTTCTCCGATGGCCAATGCAGATCGGGTAACGGACCTGCTGATTGCCCTCCGTACTGGAGAGATTCGTCTAGCAGAAATGAGTGTGCAAAAGCCGACGCTTGACGAGGTGTTTTTGTCCATCACTGGTCATGGGGCACAAGTAAACGAGCAGCAGACGTCCCAAGGAGCGCATGCTGGGGAGGGGGCGAGAGCATGA
- a CDS encoding ABC transporter permease, whose product MKSTTVMTGFDRTLKKSVSFRQAFFNSMTMAYRGILKIRHTPEQLFDVTLQPIIFTLMFTYIFGGAISGDVQHYLPVIIPGILVQTVISTSVVTGVQLREDMDKGVFDRFKSLPIARIAPLAGALLADSIRYTIATVLTFAMGYILGYRPEGGLLSVAIAALLVIVCSWAVSWIFAFFGVIARTASSVQGISMIVLFPLTFVSNAFVPVDTMPGWLQWFVNVNPISHLVNAVRELANTGTIGGELAISLLGATVIVAIFAPLTVRAYMRKA is encoded by the coding sequence ATGAAGAGCACTACGGTTATGACAGGTTTTGATCGCACTTTGAAGAAGTCTGTGAGTTTCAGACAGGCGTTCTTCAATTCCATGACGATGGCCTACCGGGGCATTCTGAAGATCCGGCATACTCCCGAGCAATTGTTTGATGTCACGCTCCAGCCGATCATTTTCACACTTATGTTTACCTATATCTTTGGTGGCGCCATCTCAGGAGACGTGCAGCATTATTTGCCGGTTATTATTCCAGGCATCCTCGTGCAGACTGTGATCTCGACCTCCGTCGTTACCGGCGTCCAACTACGTGAGGATATGGACAAAGGAGTGTTCGACAGGTTCAAGTCACTCCCAATCGCACGTATTGCGCCTTTGGCTGGAGCTCTGCTGGCTGACAGTATCCGGTATACTATTGCGACTGTACTTACCTTCGCCATGGGGTATATTTTGGGGTATCGGCCAGAGGGAGGGCTGCTGAGTGTTGCTATCGCCGCGCTTTTGGTCATCGTGTGTTCCTGGGCAGTCAGCTGGATTTTCGCCTTCTTTGGCGTGATTGCCCGCACTGCTTCCAGTGTACAGGGCATCTCCATGATTGTTCTGTTTCCGCTCACTTTTGTTTCCAACGCATTTGTGCCTGTGGACACAATGCCTGGTTGGCTACAGTGGTTTGTGAACGTTAACCCGATTTCACATCTTGTGAACGCAGTCAGGGAGCTTGCGAATACGGGAACGATTGGCGGGGAACTGGCGATCTCCCTGCTTGGCGCTACAGTCATTGTGGCGATCTTCGCGCCGCTTACGGTGCGTGCATATATGCGTAAAGCATAA
- a CDS encoding response regulator transcription factor → MARVLVVDDDPHIRELVGHFLRMEGLEVVEAVDGLDAMRIFDQIKVDLLVLDIMMPGMDGWELCRKLREQTDLPLLMLTAKGETSQIVKGFALGTDDYLVKPFDPMVLVARVKALLKRYRIMASKSVTVGDLVLRSDTFECRAGQEEFTLPRKEFELLFKLASYPGKTFTRDQLIEQIWGYDYEGDERTVDVHIKRLRERFLEASHSFRISTIRGLGYRLEVRQ, encoded by the coding sequence ATGGCGCGTGTATTGGTCGTTGATGATGATCCGCATATTCGCGAACTGGTCGGACACTTTTTGAGGATGGAAGGTCTGGAGGTAGTCGAGGCGGTGGATGGATTGGACGCGATGCGCATTTTTGATCAAATCAAGGTCGATTTACTTGTTCTTGATATCATGATGCCGGGAATGGATGGTTGGGAGTTGTGTCGTAAGCTGAGAGAGCAAACCGACCTGCCGCTGCTTATGCTTACAGCTAAAGGCGAGACGTCACAGATCGTGAAAGGTTTCGCGCTCGGAACGGACGACTATCTTGTCAAGCCATTCGACCCCATGGTGCTTGTTGCACGCGTGAAGGCTTTATTAAAACGCTATCGTATCATGGCTTCCAAATCAGTGACTGTCGGAGATCTTGTCCTGCGCAGTGATACATTTGAATGCCGGGCTGGGCAAGAGGAGTTTACCCTGCCGCGCAAGGAATTTGAGCTGCTCTTCAAGCTGGCCAGCTATCCTGGCAAAACCTTTACCCGCGACCAGTTGATCGAACAGATCTGGGGTTATGATTATGAGGGAGACGAAAGAACGGTTGATGTCCATATCAAACGCCTTCGGGAACGGTTTCTGGAGGCAAGCCACTCCTTCCGGATCAGTACGATCCGAGGATTGGGTTATCGGCTGGAGGTAAGGCAATGA
- a CDS encoding sensor histidine kinase, whose protein sequence is MKREPGFLHILARLMLVLLVLYLSWTAAFFIMEAIYSHMSWAPHGLFVFLMNTTLGFFFFGIISMTVRRFFQPREQHAFTEMIDALKRISQGDFHINLDWDLGGRNGKHRRPHPYVQLVDSINDMAANLKAMEKLREEFISNVSHEIGSPLTSIIGFAKALKDENLDREQRDRYLTIIETECIRLSKLSDNLMKLAILDSERHPFRPSLYRLDKQLISLILACEPQWEAKKIEMTVEVDIVEINADEDLMGQVWVNLLHNAIKFTPQGGSISVSLSSNGEQAVIRIADTGQGINEQDQQRIFERFYKADQSRARTAGGSGLGLSIAYKITEMHTGSISVSSKVGEGTVFTVMLPLRRQGMKGSNNCEMYTGTVI, encoded by the coding sequence ATGAAACGAGAACCGGGATTCCTCCATATCCTTGCGAGACTCATGTTGGTGTTATTGGTGCTGTATCTCAGCTGGACTGCCGCGTTCTTTATTATGGAGGCGATCTATTCGCACATGTCATGGGCTCCCCATGGTTTGTTCGTCTTTCTTATGAATACGACGCTAGGCTTTTTCTTCTTCGGTATTATCAGTATGACGGTAAGGCGCTTCTTCCAGCCTAGAGAACAGCACGCTTTTACCGAAATGATCGATGCTTTAAAACGTATTTCGCAAGGAGACTTTCACATTAATCTGGATTGGGATCTCGGCGGGAGGAACGGAAAACATCGGAGGCCGCATCCTTATGTACAGTTGGTGGACAGTATCAATGATATGGCTGCAAATCTGAAGGCTATGGAAAAGCTGCGGGAGGAGTTTATTTCAAACGTATCCCATGAAATCGGCTCACCGCTGACCTCGATAATCGGATTCGCCAAGGCGCTCAAGGACGAGAATCTGGATCGTGAGCAGCGAGACCGGTATTTGACGATCATCGAGACGGAGTGTATTCGTCTATCCAAGCTAAGCGATAATCTCATGAAGCTGGCGATTCTGGATTCGGAGCGGCATCCGTTTCGTCCGTCCCTTTATCGGCTGGACAAGCAGCTAATTTCGCTTATTCTCGCCTGCGAACCGCAATGGGAGGCTAAAAAAATCGAGATGACTGTTGAGGTGGATATCGTTGAGATTAACGCGGACGAGGATCTGATGGGCCAGGTTTGGGTAAATCTCCTTCACAATGCCATTAAATTTACACCACAGGGTGGAAGCATATCTGTTTCTCTTTCAAGTAACGGTGAACAGGCGGTTATCCGCATTGCGGACACGGGACAGGGCATCAACGAACAGGATCAGCAACGCATTTTTGAACGGTTTTATAAAGCAGACCAGTCACGGGCCCGAACTGCAGGAGGCAGCGGCTTGGGACTGTCCATTGCTTATAAAATAACAGAGATGCATACCGGTTCTATCTCTGTATCCAGCAAGGTGGGAGAAGGAACGGTATTTACGGTTATGCTGCCGCTGCGCCGGCAAGGAATGAAAGGCAGCAACAACTGTGAAATGTACACCGGCACAGTAATATAA
- a CDS encoding DUF421 domain-containing protein: MQDWAEVAIRTLMAVAILFLITKILGKRQVSQLSLFEYITGITIGNLAATIPMERESTWYLGLIALSVWVLTTLGIEYLQIKSKKIRDITDGRTTILIKDGKILEDNLRKERLTLDELMEQLRSKNVFKVSDVEFALMETSGEVNVLLTKDKQPVTLKDLNMFQLPEKEPTAVIMDGQLMEQQMAYMGITQQWLDAKLKEKSLTVKDVFFAQVDTQGELYIDQYSDNVQMSKAQDSNQAVLTLLQQCTTELQKLATNSSEQQRKQLYELCSHNLKEAIQEMQPVNSSKS, encoded by the coding sequence ATGCAGGATTGGGCCGAGGTTGCTATACGCACATTAATGGCTGTCGCTATATTATTTTTAATCACCAAAATTCTTGGAAAACGTCAGGTATCCCAGCTTTCCTTGTTCGAATATATAACAGGAATCACGATAGGTAACCTGGCTGCTACCATTCCTATGGAGCGTGAATCCACCTGGTATCTAGGCCTCATAGCCTTGTCAGTATGGGTACTGACAACACTTGGCATTGAATATTTGCAAATTAAAAGCAAGAAAATCAGAGATATAACAGATGGAAGGACAACAATCCTGATCAAAGACGGCAAAATTTTAGAGGATAATCTGAGAAAGGAACGGCTCACCCTGGATGAACTCATGGAGCAGCTACGAAGCAAGAATGTATTCAAAGTATCTGATGTAGAATTTGCTCTCATGGAAACCAGTGGCGAAGTCAATGTGCTGTTAACCAAAGACAAGCAGCCTGTGACGCTTAAAGATTTGAATATGTTTCAGCTACCGGAGAAGGAACCCACAGCAGTCATTATGGATGGACAACTTATGGAGCAACAAATGGCATATATGGGGATTACTCAACAATGGCTGGATGCCAAGCTAAAGGAAAAGAGCCTGACGGTCAAAGATGTGTTTTTCGCGCAGGTGGACACGCAAGGGGAGCTATATATTGACCAATACAGTGATAATGTACAGATGTCCAAGGCACAGGATTCGAATCAAGCTGTGCTGACGCTGCTGCAGCAATGTACAACCGAGCTGCAAAAACTGGCTACGAATTCCAGCGAACAGCAAAGGAAACAGTTGTATGAGCTATGCTCACACAACTTGAAGGAAGCTATCCAGGAAATGCAGCCGGTAAATTCATCTAAATCCTGA
- a CDS encoding glutaredoxin family protein, with amino-acid sequence MSSKPKVVLWSKTGCHFCGEIKSYLESQNQPYENIQVDGNDALRDVLETKYGVRYVPVVEVGGDNKYEALLNPDLEELGKVLESYNQVV; translated from the coding sequence ATGTCGTCCAAACCTAAAGTTGTATTGTGGAGCAAAACCGGCTGTCATTTTTGTGGAGAGATCAAATCGTACCTGGAATCCCAAAATCAGCCGTATGAAAATATCCAAGTGGACGGAAATGATGCGCTGCGTGACGTGCTGGAAACCAAATATGGTGTTCGTTATGTTCCTGTCGTCGAAGTAGGCGGGGATAACAAATATGAAGCCCTGCTCAACCCGGATCTGGAAGAGTTGGGTAAAGTGCTGGAAAGTTACAATCAAGTGGTATAA
- a CDS encoding LLM class flavin-dependent oxidoreductase produces the protein MAKNKQIKFGAIIHGVGGSMTTWRHPEVPADASVNFEFYKTQAQKAEEGKFDLVFIADGLFINEKSIPHFLNRFEPITILSALAGVTKHIGLVGTLSTSYSEPFTVARQFSSIDHISGGRAGWNVVTSPLEGSALNFSKGEHPSHPQRYKIAEEYLQVTKGLWDSWEADAFVRDKEAGVFFDPEKLHTLNHKGEFFSVQGPLNIGRSKQGQPVIFQAGSSEDGKNLAAKEADAVFTGHETLEEAQQFYRDVKERAVRYGRSEEDIVILPGISPIIGNTTEEAERKYEEITNLVTIEAALKYLGRFFDHHDFSQYPLDEPFPELDGIGSNAFRSGTDKIKRVAKEQNLTLREVALRSATPRTSFIGTAEQVADRVQEWFDRKGADGFIIGSDVPSGLHDFVNLVVPILQERGIYRQEYEFSTLRENLGVPIPENRYTAARSKVKVDA, from the coding sequence ATGGCTAAGAATAAACAAATTAAATTTGGTGCGATTATTCACGGCGTTGGGGGAAGCATGACGACTTGGCGTCACCCTGAAGTACCTGCGGACGCGAGTGTTAACTTTGAATTTTATAAAACGCAGGCACAAAAGGCAGAGGAAGGAAAGTTTGACCTCGTATTTATCGCAGATGGCCTGTTCATTAACGAAAAATCCATTCCCCACTTTCTAAACCGTTTTGAACCAATTACGATTTTGTCCGCTTTGGCTGGGGTGACGAAGCATATCGGACTGGTCGGCACATTGTCGACTTCCTATAGCGAACCGTTCACGGTAGCACGCCAGTTTTCTTCCATTGATCATATTAGCGGAGGTCGTGCAGGCTGGAATGTGGTGACTTCCCCGCTGGAAGGCTCTGCCCTTAACTTTAGCAAAGGCGAGCACCCGTCGCATCCGCAGCGCTATAAAATTGCAGAGGAATATTTACAGGTTACCAAAGGACTGTGGGACTCGTGGGAAGCGGATGCGTTCGTTCGTGATAAGGAAGCTGGAGTATTTTTTGATCCTGAAAAGCTGCATACATTGAACCATAAAGGTGAGTTTTTCTCTGTGCAGGGTCCGCTGAACATTGGACGATCCAAGCAGGGACAGCCGGTTATTTTCCAGGCAGGTTCCTCCGAGGATGGCAAAAACCTGGCCGCTAAGGAAGCGGATGCTGTATTTACAGGACATGAAACGTTAGAGGAAGCGCAGCAGTTTTATCGTGATGTGAAAGAACGTGCGGTACGCTATGGTAGATCCGAAGAGGATATTGTCATTTTGCCGGGCATATCGCCGATTATTGGCAATACAACGGAGGAAGCGGAACGTAAGTATGAAGAGATCACGAATCTGGTGACGATTGAGGCTGCGCTAAAATATTTGGGACGTTTCTTCGATCATCATGATTTCTCACAATATCCGCTGGATGAGCCATTCCCTGAGCTTGATGGTATTGGCAGCAATGCGTTCCGCAGCGGTACAGATAAAATCAAACGAGTAGCCAAGGAACAAAACTTGACCTTACGCGAGGTTGCGTTGCGTTCAGCTACACCGAGAACCTCTTTTATCGGAACCGCTGAGCAGGTGGCGGATCGAGTGCAGGAGTGGTTTGATAGAAAAGGAGCAGACGGATTCATTATTGGTTCTGATGTACCATCGGGTCTGCATGACTTTGTAAATTTGGTTGTGCCTATTTTGCAGGAACGCGGTATTTACCGTCAGGAATATGAATTTAGTACACTGCGCGAAAATCTGGGAGTGCCTATTCCTGAGAACCGCTATACAGCAGCCAGATCCAAAGTGAAGGTTGACGCATAA
- the ssuE gene encoding NADPH-dependent FMN reductase, translating to MSKVVILSGSPSTQSRLYGLINYTTEQLQQAGAEVTLLNVVDLPAEDLVTANFNSPDVTASLALIAAADAVIVASPVYKASYSGLLKIFLDLVPQEGLRGKPVLPLFIGGTLAHLLVIDYALKPVINALGGRHILGGVYAVDQWVERLPDGAYGLSEELVARLERSVKELNELLKL from the coding sequence ATGTCCAAGGTTGTCATCCTATCAGGCAGTCCGTCTACACAATCCCGTTTATACGGCTTGATTAACTATACAACGGAGCAGTTGCAGCAGGCTGGAGCGGAGGTCACATTACTGAATGTGGTCGACTTGCCAGCGGAGGATCTGGTCACAGCTAACTTTAACAGCCCCGACGTCACAGCATCACTTGCATTGATTGCAGCAGCGGATGCCGTTATTGTGGCTTCTCCAGTCTATAAGGCGTCCTATTCAGGACTATTGAAAATATTCCTGGATTTGGTTCCGCAGGAGGGGCTAAGAGGGAAACCTGTCTTGCCTTTATTTATCGGAGGTACACTGGCTCACCTGCTGGTCATTGACTATGCGTTGAAGCCGGTTATTAATGCACTGGGCGGAAGACATATTCTTGGCGGGGTGTATGCAGTGGATCAGTGGGTCGAGCGTCTGCCAGATGGAGCATACGGGTTGTCCGAAGAATTGGTTGCACGGTTGGAACGTTCTGTTAAAGAACTAAATGAGCTATTAAAATTATAG
- a CDS encoding LysR family transcriptional regulator, which yields MNIENMEAFVYVNHYGSFNKAAEALFLSQPSVTARIQTLERELECKLFDRQSKQTVLTEYGRKFLPYAEQMLQVLQKGKQKLQQRKKAPQQIRIGCTISVSNYIIPEILKQLRARYPEVNYKIVTATTDQLVHKLLNREVDISFVRKVMHPAIRTLAFYEDPISLYVYDGHPFMKTGKASIQDIQRETLVFFECGSLDWMRIHRAFESLEQPPDIAFQVDNVVTAKKLVLEEAGIAFLPDVCVNREVKDQKLFRIHVPEIARVSMQISIIATKEDCAVTSDFADALTEGFRSAVLL from the coding sequence ATGAATATCGAGAATATGGAAGCCTTTGTATACGTGAATCATTATGGGAGCTTTAATAAGGCGGCAGAAGCCTTGTTCTTGTCCCAGCCCTCTGTTACAGCCCGGATTCAGACGCTAGAGCGCGAGCTAGAATGTAAGCTGTTCGACCGTCAAAGCAAGCAAACGGTTCTGACGGAGTATGGACGAAAGTTTCTTCCTTATGCGGAGCAGATGCTTCAGGTGCTGCAAAAAGGGAAGCAAAAGCTCCAACAGCGTAAGAAAGCCCCTCAACAAATTCGAATTGGCTGCACGATATCGGTGTCGAACTACATTATTCCAGAGATATTAAAGCAGCTTCGTGCCCGTTATCCAGAGGTTAACTACAAAATTGTGACGGCAACGACGGATCAACTGGTACATAAACTGTTGAACCGTGAGGTAGACATTAGTTTTGTCCGTAAAGTGATGCATCCGGCTATCCGTACGCTTGCTTTTTATGAAGATCCGATTTCCCTGTATGTATACGACGGCCATCCGTTTATGAAGACAGGAAAGGCCAGCATACAGGATATTCAACGTGAAACACTGGTGTTTTTTGAATGCGGATCACTAGATTGGATGAGAATTCATCGCGCTTTTGAATCACTGGAGCAGCCACCAGACATTGCTTTTCAGGTAGACAATGTGGTCACGGCCAAAAAGCTGGTATTGGAAGAAGCGGGTATTGCCTTCTTGCCAGATGTCTGTGTGAACCGTGAAGTAAAAGATCAGAAACTGTTCCGTATCCATGTTCCAGAGATAGCTAGGGTGTCGATGCAGATTAGCATAATTGCGACCAAAGAAGACTGTGCAGTAACCTCAGATTTTGCAGATGCACTGACAGAAGGTTTCCGGAGTGCTGTTTTGTTATAG